In the genome of Arachis stenosperma cultivar V10309 chromosome 2, arast.V10309.gnm1.PFL2, whole genome shotgun sequence, the window CAAGTGCCTTTTAACATGTTTTGGACTTTGATTTTAGGCGGATTCTTATGTATCCAAAGGGAAACAAGGTGGATTACTTGTCAATTTATTTGGATGCTGGTACTTTGCCTTGTGTAGAGACCAGATTTTCCAAGTTTAAGTTGGTTCTAATTAATCAGGTCAATGACAAATTGACACAAACAAAAGGTATCTTTCATATTTACCTCTCCCCTGTCCTGTTTGTGTTTTCCTGTTCTTTTCTTTGTTGCTTTTTTTAGCTGTATTATGTTTTTCATGAATGAAAATTGTGTTTCTTAGCAATTTCTTGTAAAGTCTATGTTTTGATTGGGTTTTAGATTTTTGGTTTTGACTACTTAAACTTAAGCTTTCATTtctacctttttttttttgaattcatggTCATTGATGATGTAGAATGAGCATATGGGTCATGTATGAAGGTCTTACTATATGCATAGTCTTCTGGTGATTCTAATTTACTAATTATATAGATTACTTTTTTGGATCAAGATCCTTTATAGGGAGAGAGTTGGTAAAATATGAGgagttaattaattttaaattaagataatgTGGCTCTCACATATGATAGGAGTTATAAATTCAGTAGTGATTAACTCCTCACTTTATCACTTTACCAATTTCCTCACTTTAGAAGATCTAAATATACCTTTTTTTATGAGTGTTGTTAGATACATACCAATTTCACAAGTTCAAACCCGCTCCAATTGTGTGAAAACAACACTGCTATTTTCTAATTCATTTAAGTAATATATGAGTTCTATCTTATCTACAATACTAGCATGGTGTTAATGTATGTCCTATCTTACAAAAAGTTGACTCTTGATATGTATATATGAATTTTCCAGAAACTCAACACACATTCAATGCCAGAGAGAGTGACTGGGGCTTCACATCGTTTATACCTTTAGCTGACTTTTATGATCATAGCAAGGGGTTTGTTGTGAACAACACTTGTATAATTGAAGCTAAGATTTCCGTTAGTATCCCAGAACTCGAGAAAAAAGTTGATCAACCTGCTCTACCAGTTTCTGTGCAAGTTCCTGCTGAGCCTATTGAACATGCTGATAATCCTTTATCTATGGACATGTCTGCAATCCCAATTGATGAGCTtgttgatttcaggggtttagggaaaatagaaaaagcatTTGTTCCTCTTCTAGACGACGTGTGTGCAAAGCATCCCTCGGTTATTGGATGCCAGAAGAAGAGAAGTCGAAGGTTTAGCGAATGGGCATTCACGGCTTTGGGAAGAGTTCTGCATTTCCTCAAGACTAAAAAGGTGAGAGATATGGATGAAGAGGCTTGTAGCCATCTTCAAATCTTATGGGAGGAACTCGAGACCTTTAGATTCGATTTGACTTGGCTCGAGCCGCATGTTCAATCTGCCTTAGCTATGAAAAATTACATGGAAAGATCTGCTAAGGTGAAAAGTGTGAAGGAGAATGTGGCTGCTCTAGAGATGGAAATGAAGAAGCTGAAGGCAATGGTTGCTTCTGTAGAAGTTGATCTTGAAATGGCAAGAAGAGAattggtgaaagttgaagaAGGCTTTGAAGAGAGAGATTTGGATGGTGAACTAGGATATGGACCATAGACTCACTTATTTTGTTGAAATTTCAGTTAATCTATGTAGAGATTATAAGGAACAAACGAATCCTTATGCAAGAAAACAGTCCTAACTAGTTTTGGTTGAGTTACACAAAGAAGGAAGATTACCAATTAAATTAACTAACAAATTGCTGTAATTTTGT includes:
- the LOC130961612 gene encoding MATH domain and coiled-coil domain-containing protein At3g58370-like; this translates as MENQEKIGETFETFKWTIKDLSKLNTKMLYSQNFYIGGHPWRILMYPKGNKVDYLSIYLDAGTLPCVETRFSKFKLVLINQVNDKLTQTKETQHTFNARESDWGFTSFIPLADFYDHSKGFVVNNTCIIEAKISVSIPELEKKVDQPALPVSVQVPAEPIEHADNPLSMDMSAIPIDELVDFRGLGKIEKAFVPLLDDVCAKHPSVIGCQKKRSRRFSEWAFTALGRVLHFLKTKKVRDMDEEACSHLQILWEELETFRFDLTWLEPHVQSALAMKNYMERSAKVKSVKENVAALEMEMKKLKAMVASVEVDLEMARRELVKVEEGFEERDLDGELGYGP